ATTCAGTCAGACCGTGGGATTCCTGCGGAAGGTTCATGTCCAACGTCAGGACCAGACCATCTTCGCGCCCGCCAGCGGCCGGGTAGTACCCGTCGCGGCGGCCAATGATACGCATCCCGATCCGCCAGTACAGCGCGAGCGCGCCGATGTTGGAGGCCCGTACCTCCAGGAACACCCGCCGCGCACCGGCGCCGGCGGCGCGCTGGAGCATCTCGCCGAGGAGCCGACGCGCGTGACCGCGACGCCGAGCCGCCGGCACCACACAGAGGTTCAGGACATGCGCTTCGCCGGCGGCGACCGCAATGATGCCGTGACCGATCAGACCCGAACCGTCCTCAAGCACAAGGCTTTGGTACCCGGCATCCAGACAGTCTGCAAAGATGCGTTCGGACCAGGGAAACTCATATCCGGCCGCATCGTTACGCGCGACCTGCGAGACATCGGCAGCCGTCATCGCCCGAATGCTTGCCGGCGACGCGCCGGCGGGGCGATCACGCCCGGGGGCGACGGCTGAGGCAGGCCGACGCCCACCGTGCGCCGCGCCCGACGGTTCGGCACTCATGCCGACTCCGCGCGACCGGAGACCCCGCGCAGCACCTGCGCGGCGAGCAGGAGGTCTTGCCAGGACTTGCGCTTTTCAGCCGGCTGACGCAGCAGGTAGGCCGGATGGTAGCTGACGACCACCGGGATACCGCTGGCTGCATGACGATGAACACGCCCGCGCAGCCGCCCGACGCTCTGGTCGGTCTCCAACAGGCTCTGGGCGGACACCCGCCCGACCGCCAGAATCACCCTGGGGGCGATCCACTCGATCTGGCGCGCGAGATAACCGGCACACGCGGCCGACTCCTCCGGGCGCGGGTCGCGATTGTCCGGCGGCCGACACTTCACGATGTTGGCGATATAGACCCGCGAGCGATCCAGCCCGAGCGCCGCGAGCATGGCATCGAGTAGTTTCCCGGCCGGGCCGACGAACGGCTCGCCGCGCCGGTCTTCCTCGAAACCCGGGGCCTCACCCACGACCAGCCAGTCCGCCCGGCGGTTGCCCACGCCGAACACGCTGCGGGTGCGCCCGGAGTGCAGTCCGCAGGCCGTGCATTGCGCGACCTGCGACTCAAGCCCGGACCAGTCATCGGCCGGCGTTGGGCGCTCGCGCGTGACGGACGCTCTCGCCGCGACCGAAGCAGGCGACGTGGTGCCGTGATCCAGCCCGGAATTCGAATCGCGAACGGGCTCACGCGGCACCCAGCGCTGGATGCCCATCGCATCCAGAAGCCGGGTACTGCGCGCGTTCCAGACCACCGGTCGCTCCCCGGGCGCCCGGTCAGACGTCCGCAGCCTGCGGATGGGCCCGCTCGGCCGGCGCCAACACCTTATTGATTGCGTTCACATAGGCCTTTGCCGAGGCCGTGATGATGTCGGTGTCCGCGCCCTGCCCGTTGACGATCCGGCCGTCCTTTTCCAGGCGGACCGTGACCTCGCCCTGGGCATCGGTGCCGCTGGTGATCGCATTGACCGAATACAGCTTCAGCGTCGAGCCGCTGGGCACGATGGCCTCGATCGCCTTGAATGCGGCATCGACCGGGCCGCTGCCCTCGGCGTCCGCGCTGCGCTCGCCGTCGTCGAGCCACAGGGTCACGCCCGCGCGCGGCACCTCGCCGGTCTCGACCGCGGCCTTCAAAGACACGAAACGCACCTGTTCGTTTTCGGTCTCGACGCCCGCTTCGCTGACCAGGGCCTGCAAGTCCTCGTCGAAGATCTCGTGCTTGCGGTCGGCCAGATCCTTGAACCGGGCAAACGCCGCGTTGAGTTCTTCCTCGCCCTCGAACTCGACACCGAGCTCGGCCAGGCGCGTGCGAAACGCATTGCGCCCGGAATGCTTGCCGAGCACGATGCGGTTCGCCGTCCAGCCGACGTCTTCTGCGCTCATGATTTCGTAGGTCTGGCGGTGTTTGAGCACGCCGTCCTGGTGGATCCCGGACTCATGCGCAAAGGCATTTGCGCCGACAATCGCCTTGTTCGGCTGCACCGGAAAGCCCGTGATCGTCGAGACCAGCCGCGAACAGTTGACGATCTGGGTCGTGTCCAGCGTCGTGTCGCACTCGAAGATGTCGCGACGCGTGCGAACGGCCATGACGATCTCCTCGAGCGCCGCGTTGCCCGCGCGCTCGCCAAGGCCGTTGATCGTGCACTCGACCTGGCGCGCCCCGGCAAGCACCGCCGACAGCGAGTTCGCCACGGCCAGCCCGAGGTCGTTGTGACAGTGCACGGAAAACACCGCCTTGTCCGAATTCGGCACCCGCTCGATGAGCGTGCCGATCAGTGCGCCGAACTGCTGGGGAACGTTGTAGCCGACCGTGTCCGGGATGTTGACCGTGCGCGCACCGGCGTCGATGACCGCCTCGAGTACGCGGCAGAGAAAGTCCGTCTCCGAGCGTCCGGCGTCCTCCGGCGAGAACTCGACATTGTCGGTGTAGCGACGTGCACGGCGGACGGCCGCCACGGCGCGCTCGACGACCTCGTCGGGCTCCATGCGCAGCTTCATCTTCATATGGATCGGCGAAGTTGCGATGAACGTATGGATGCGTGCGGATTTCGCATCCGCCAGCGCCTCGCCGGCGCGGTCGATGTCGGCATCGGTGGCGCGCGCGAGGCCGCAGACGGTCGAGTCCTGCACCGCGCGGGCGACGGCCTGCACGGACTCGAAATCGCCGTGGCTGGCAATCGGAAAGCCGGCCTCGATGACGTCGACGCGCATCTTTTCGAGGGCTCGGGCGATACGGACCTTCTCGTCGCGCGTCATCGACGCGCCGGGGCTCTGCTCCCCGTCACGCAAGGTCGTGTCAAAAATGATCAAACGATCGGTGGCCATGTCCTGCTCCGGGCAAATAAGGGAGCCCGGCCCTCAAAACGAGGCCGGGCCAAAATCACACCAGGGAGATACGCGTTTGCCCTCGCCAGGGTATCGCTGCCTGCCCTAGCCGGGCAGCAGGAGCAGCGATTCGAGCAGGAGAGGCAGGCGGACACGCCCGACCGACGCGCGGGGGAACGCTTCGGGATGCGCCGGGTTGGACGTGGAATGAGCCATGGGGCGACTCTAGCTCAAAACGGCCATTTCTGGCAAGGCCGCCCGTTCGGACCGTGACCGCCTCGGGGCGCCCGGACACAGTCCGACGTCGCCCAAAATCCGGATTCGCGAACCCCGGACGGACGATCAGGGTCAATCCTGAATATTCACACGAATTATTGGAAAACATCCGCAAGCCGCTCTATGGTTTGGAAAAGCACGAACGAAAAGGCCTGCCCATGAGCAACCCCGTCGAGCGCCTGCGGCCGCAATCCGGCTATTCCGCAGCAAACGCCGCGTGGATCGAGGCACTCTACGAGCGATTCCTGGCCGATCCGGCCAGCGTTTCCCCGCAGTGGCGCGAGCACTTCGCCCGGTTCGCGCGCAACGGTGCGACCGGTCCAGAGCCTGTTCACTCGGAGATCCGCGCCCGTTACCTGCATCCGCCGCGCCACGCGCCGGCACCGGCAGCGGCGGACGATGATGACCTCGCCGCCCGCCAGACGCGCGTCCTGCAGCTCATCAACGCCCACCGCGTGCGCGGGCACCGCTGCGCGAACGTCGATCCGCTGAACCTCGCGCCGACCGAGTGCGTGCTCGATCTCGACCCAAACTTCCACGGCCTGACCGACGCCGACCTCGCCAGCACCTTCAACACCGGCTCGCTGGTGGCGCCCGACCGGCTGCCGCTGCGCGAGATTCTGGAGATCGTCCGCGAGGTCTACTCCGGCACGATCGGCTCGGAGTACATGCACATCACCGACACCGAGCAGAAACGCTGGCTGCAGGCGCGGCTCGAGGGTCCCCGGGCGCGTCTGGACATCGACGCGGCCGGCCGTCGCTGGATCCTCGACCGGCTCACGGCGGCCGAGGGCATCGAGCGCTACCTGCACAACCGCTACGTCGGTCAGAAGCGCTTCTCGCTCGAAGGCGGCGAGTCGCTGATCCCGCTGCTCGACGAACTGATCCAGCGCGCCGGCACGCAGGGCGTGCGCGAGATCGTCATCGGCATGGCGCACCGCGGGCGGCTGAACGTGCTGGTCAACATCCTTGGCAAATCGCCGGCGACGATCTTCGACGAGTTCGAAGGCCGCAACGGCTCGGCCAACGGCTCCGGCGACGTGAAATACCACATGGGCTTTTCGTCTGCCGTGGACACCCCGGGCGGGCCGGTGCATCTGGCGCTCGCGTTCAACCCCTCGCATCTGGAGATCGTCAACCCGGTCGTGCTCGGCTCGGTGCGCGCACGCCAGGACTGCCGCGGCGACATGACCCACCTGGAGGTTCTGCCGGTACTGATTCATGGCGATGCGGCGTTCGCCGGACAGGGTGTGGTCATGGAAACCCTGAACATGTCGCAGACCCATGGCTACAAGGTCGGCGGCACCGTGCACATCGTCGTGAACAACCAGATCGGGTTCACGACCTCCGACCCCTACAACGCACGTTCCACGGCCTACTGCACGGATGTCGCGAAGATGGTGCAGGCGCCAATCTTCCATGTGAACGGTGACGATCCCGAAGCCGTGCTGTTCGTCACACGCATCGCACTGGACTACTGCAACACCTTCAACAGCGACGTGCTGATCGATCTGGTCTGCTACCGGCGCCACGGCCACAACGAGGCCGACGAACCCGCGGTCACGCAGCCGGTGATGTACCGCAAGATTCGCACGCATCCAACCGTACGCGAAATCTATGCCGCGCGGCTGGCCGAATCCGGCGATCTGCCACGCGAAGACGGCGAGCAGATGGTGCGCGAGTACCGCGATGCACTCGATCGCGGCGAACTCGTCTCGCGGCCGGTGATCGACCAACCGCGCGAGTGTGGCATCAACTGGAAGCCGTATCTGGACGTGCCGTGGACCATCAGCGCGAACACCGGCGTCGATGCCGGGCATGTTCGCGAACTCGGCAAGCGCGTTCTCGCGCTGCCCGACTGCTTTCGGCTGCATCCGCGCGTCGAGCGCATCTGGTCCGATCGCACGGAAATGCTTGCCGGCGAACGCGAAGTCGACTGGGGCATGGCCGAAACGCTCGCCTACGCGACACTGCTCGATGAAGGTTACGGCATTCGCCTGTCGGGACAGGACAGCGGTCGCGGCACGTTCTTCCATCGCCACGCGGTGATCTACGACCAGAAGACCGGCAAGCCGCACGTACCACTGTGGCAGTTCCAGCATGATCGGGTGATCTATCGCATCATCGACTCGCTGCTCTCCGAAGAGGCCGTGCTCGGATTCGAGTACGGCTACGCCACCGCCGATCCGCACACGCTGGTGCTCTGGGAGGCGCAGTTCGGCGACTTCGCCAACGGTGCGCAGGTCGTCATCGACCAGTTCATCAGTTCCGGTGAAGCGAAATGGGGCCGTCTGTGCGGACTGGTCATGCTGCTGCCGCATGGCTATGAAGGCCAGGGCCCGGAACACTCCTCGGCACGCCCCGAGCGCTACATGCAGCTGTGCGCCGAGCACAACATTCAGCTCTGCCAGCCCAGCACACCCGCGCAGGTGTTTCACATGCTGCGCCGGCAGATGCTGCGCCCGTTTCGACATCCGCTGATCGTGCTGACCGGCAAGAGTCTGCTGCGGCACAAGCGCTGTACTTCGCCGGTCAGCGAACTCACCGACGGCGAGTTTCAGACCGTCATCGACGAGACGACGCAGATCGATCCGGCGCGCGCGCGCCATCTGGTGTTCTGCAGCGGCCGTGTGTACTTCGACCTGATCGAGGCGCGCGAGGCGCGCGGGATCGACGACGTGCCGATCATCCGCATCGAACAGCTGTATCCGTTTCCGCACGAGGCATTCGACCGCATCATGGCCCGCTATGGCGGCGTCGAAAAACTCATCTGGTGTCAGGACGAGCCGCAGAATCAGGGCTACTGGGACCAGATCAAGCATCGCTTCTACAAGCCGCTGCAGGCCGGTCGTCGATTGTTCTACGCGGGACGCCCCGCGGCCGCGTCGCCGGCCACCGGTTACAGCAAGGCACACGCCGCGCAGCGCGATGCGCTGGTCGAACAGGCCCTTACCGGCGAGATCGCGCCGGAACTCAATCGCAGGAGACCCTGAATGAGCACCGAAGTACGCGTACCGACGCTTCCCGAGTCGGTCGCTGATGCGACACTCGCCGAGTGGCACAAAGCCGTTGGCGATCGCGTGGAACGCGGCGAGAACCTGGCCGATCTGGAGACCGACAAGGTCGTGCTGGAACTGCCGGCACCGGTCAGCGGCACGGTGCACGAACTTCGCGTCGAGGTCGGCGCAACCGTCCAGGCCAATGCCGTCATTGCACTGATCGAGGAAACCGGCGAAGCCATCGAAGCGGCGCCCGGCGCGGCAGCCGACAGCAGCGAAAAGCCTGCCAAACCGGCCGCAACGGCGTCCATGCCGCCGGCCGAAACCACACCCGCTGCAACAACCGGCGCGCAATCCGCTGCAAATGCGAGCCCGTCGGTGCGCCGGCAGATGCGCGAACAGGGCGTCGATCCGTCCAGCGTCCAGGGCAGCGGCAAGCACGGCCGCATTCTCGCCGGCGATCTCAGCGGCGCGCGTGCCACCGGTGAACGGCCCTCCGAGCGCGTGCCGATGACGCGGCTGCGCGCGCGCATCGCCGAACGTCTGCTCGACGCGAAACAGTCCACCGCCATGCTGACGACGTTCAACGAGGTCGACATGCTCGCGCTGATGGAACTGCGCAAGCGCCATCGCGACGCCTTCGAGAAACGCCATGGCGTGAAGCTCGGCTTCATGTCGATGTTCGTGCGCGCGGCAAGCGAGGCGCTGCGCGCATTTCCGGCCGTGAATGCATCGATCGACGGCCCGGACATCGTCTATCACGGTTTCTACGACATCGGTGTCGCGGTATCGACCGAACGCGGCCTGGTCGTGCCGGTGCTGCGCGATGCCGACCGCATGTCACTCGCCGACATCGAACGCGGCATCGGTGACTTCGCCACTCGCGCGCGCGATGGTTCGCTGAGCTACGAAGACCTCGCCGGCGGAACGTTCACGATCACCAACGGTGGCGTGTTCGGCTCGATGCTTTCCACGCCGATCCTCAATCCGCCGCAAAGCGCCATTCTCGGCATGCACGCGACTCGTGAGCGACCCGTCGTCGTCGACGGCCAGATCGTCGTGCGGCCGATCATGTATCTGGCGCTGAGCTACGACCATCGCCTGATCGACGGTGCGGAGGCCGTGCGCTTCCTGGTCCACATCAAGGACTCGATCGAGGATCCGGCGCGGCTGCTGCTGGATCTGTAGCGATCACGAACATGTCCGACGCAACGCGGCGTACGGAACACGACTCACTCGGCAGCGTCACCCTGCCGGCCAGCGCACGCTATGGCGCGCAGACCCAGCGCGCGATCGACAACTTCCGCATCTCGGATCTGCGGATTCCGCGCGGCCTGATCGAGGGACTGGGTCTGATCAAGGGCGCCGCGGCGCATGTGAACGCGCAGCTCGAACTGCTTGCAGTCGACAAAGCCGGAGCGATCGAGGCATCCGCCGACGCGGTCGCCAACGGCGAACACGACGCGCAGTTCCCGGTCGACGTGTTTCAGACCGGCTCGGGCACCTCCTGGAACATGAACGCGAACGAGGTCATCGCGAACCTGGCCAGTGAACGGCTCGGCCGGCCCGTGCATTCGAACGACCATGTCAATCTGGGACAGAGTTCCAACGACACGATCCCGAGCGCCATCCATCTCGCCGCAACACTGGCATTGCAGCGCACGCTGATTCCGGCACTGGACCACCTGCGCGACACGATCTACCGGCGCGCAAACGATTACAGCGATCTGGTCAAGACCGGGCGCACACACCTCATGGACGCGATGCCCCTGACCGTCGGCCAGGAATTCTCGGGCTGGGGCTGCCAGGTGCGGCTTGCAAGCGAACGCCTGCGCGGCACGCTGATGCGCATCTCGACGCTCGCGCAGGGCGGAACGGCCATCGGCACCGGCATCAACGCCCATCCGGAATTCGGCGCGCGCGTATGCGAGCGTCTCAGCGAACGCACGGGAATCGAGTTCGCATCGAACCTGAATTTCTTCGAGGCACTCGGCGCGCAGGACGCATCCGTGGAGCTTTCGGGACAGCTCAAGGTCGTCGCGGTGAGCCTGATGAAGATCGCCAACGATCTGCGCTGGATGAACTCCGGTCCGCTCGCCGGGCTCGGCGAGATCAGCTTGCCCGCGCTGCAACCGGGTTCGAGCATCATGCCCGGCAAGGTCAACCCGGTGATTCCCGAAGCGGTCGCGATGGTCGGCGCGCAGGTCATCGGCAACGACGCCACCATCACGGTCGCCGGTCAGTCCGGCAACTTTCAGCTCAACGTCATGCTGCCGGTGATCGGCTATAACCTGCTACAGTCGATTGAACTGCTCGCGAACGCCGCGACGGCGCTTGCGGACCTGGCGATTGCGGGGCTGCGCATCAACGAGAAGACGCTCGCGCGCTCGGTCGAACGCAACCCAATGCTGGTGACGGCACTGAACCGCATCATCGGCTACGAACGCGGTGCGCGCATCGCCAAACGCGCATACGCCGAAGGCCGGCCACTGATCGACGTGGCCTGCGAGGAGACCGATCTCGCGCGCGAGGAACTCCAGCGTCTGCTCGACCCGAAATCCCTGACCCGAGGCGGAATAAAAAAATGACGAAGATCCCGGCGTTTCCCGCGTTTCGAATCCACGACGACAAGGGGCGTGCCGGCGTCGAACCGACGACCATCGATCAGCTCGGCGAGGATGCCGTGCTCATCCGCGTCGACTGGTCGTCGATCAACTACAAGGACGCGCTCGCAGGCACCGGCAGAGGCAAAATCCTGCGCCGCTTTCCGCTGATCGGGGGCATCGATCTCGCCGGCACCGTCGTCGAGTCGGCCGACAAGCGATTCAGCGCAGGCCAACCCGTCATCGTCACCGGCTACGGGCTCAGCCAGACCCACGACGGCGGTTACAGCCGCTATGCTCGCGTGCCCGGCGACTGGGTCGTCGCAATGCCCGAAGGCATGACCGCGCGCACGGCCATGATCCTAGGCACGGCCGGATTCACCGCCGGTCTTGCGCTCGAACGCATGGAAATGATCGGGCTCACACCCGCGCACGGGCCGATTGCGATCACCGGTGCCACCGGCGGCGTGGGCTCGATCGCGATCGACCTGTTCACGCAGGCGGGCTACGAGGCCGTTGCAATCACGCGCAAGACCACGCGCGCCGATGAGCTCAGGGGTTTCGGCGCGACACGCGTCGCGCATCCGAGCGAATTCGACATGGGCACACGACCGCTGGAGGCCGCGCTCTGGGGCGGCGCGGTGGATTCCGTCGGCGGCGAGCTACTGGCCTGGCTCACGCGTACAACCAACCCATGGGGCGCGATCGCGTCCATCGGGCTCGCCGGCGGGCATCAGCTGTCGACGACGGTTATGCCGTTCATCCTGCGCGGCGTAAGCCTGATCGGCATCAACTCCGCCGACTGCGCGATGGACCTGCGGCTGAAGGTCTGGGCACGGCTGGCCGGAGCCAACGCCCCGCGTCATCTCGAAGAACTCGTGAGCCAGGAGATCGGGCTCGATGAACTGATGCCGACCTTCCAGCGCCTGCTCGACGGCGACCACGCCGGCCGCACGCTGGTGCGTCTGCGCGACTGAAACACCGCTTAACAGGCTGTTGAAATTCTCATCTCAACGGCCTGATAACGCGAGACAGGGACGCCTCGTCCGAAAATCGAACATGCAACTGTTTGATTTTCGCGAGCAACCGAAAACCACGCTTTTCGGTTGCGATGTTGAAAAGGCCATGGATGGGCCTTTTTCAACGACCTGTTAAGGCCGCTGAACGGTGCGCAGTGCGCACCGTTCAGCGCTTCACACCGGCCGGGCGAGCGCCTTGAGGATCGCCGGTGCATGGCGCACCGGCAACGAGAAATGTCCCTCGTCCGGCAGCAGATGCGCGGCGCATCCGGGCAGCGCCTGCGCGTACCAATGGGCCATCTCGATCGGCACGGTGCGATCCGCCTCGCCGTGCCACAGATCCACGGGCACGGTCATCGCACCCAGATCCACGCCCCAGTCGTGCGTATACACCTGCAACTCGTGCGCGGCACCCGCGCCGCCCTGGGCAAACGCCGCGCGCATGGAGTCGAGCACGATGCTGCGCACGTCCTCGCGCGCAAGCACCTCGCGATCGGCCGGCGGCGCGATGCCGGTCACCATAGAAAGCGCAAGCGTCGGAAACATGCCGAGCAGCGGCCCGACGATACGGCTGTAACTCGCCGTCGCAAACGCCGGAAACGCGCGTGCCAGATCAATCAGCCAGCCGGCCAGCAGGCCCATCCGGTCGGTCGAGTGCGGATCGGCCAGCGGCCCGAGCGGGCAGACCAGCGACAGGCGCTCCACCCGGCGGCCCAGCACGGCCGCGCAGGCCGTCGCGTAGGGTCCGCCGCCGGAAAGGCCCAGCACGCGAAAGCGCTCGATGCCGAGGGCGTCCATGACCGCGGCGACATCCGCCGGCCACTGCGCAAGCGTGCGCCCGGCCTGGAAATCCGACCCGCCCAGCCCCGGACGATCCAGCGCGATCACCCGCAGCCCGGCCGCGCGCGCCGCGGCATCGAGCAGCCCGGCCTCGAGCCGCGAGCCCGGGAAACCGTGGCAATATGCCGTCGGCAGACCATCGGGGGCCCCGAACGCGGCCAGCGCGATCGCGCGGCCGTCCGTGAGACGGAACTTCTCGGGAACGGTGTGTTCCATGGCGATGCCCTCCGGTTCCGTAGCAGAATAACCGTATGAACAAGACAACGAACGCGAAGATCCACGCCCTGGGCGCAGCCATCGCCACCGCGTTGCTGGCATTTTCCAGCATGGCCGTCGAAACGGGCAGCTACAAGGCGCCCGCCCCCGACGAGCAAAAGTACAACGCCGTCGGCACCAAGGGTGTGGACGGCGACAACGATGGCGAACTCGAATCCGGCCAGGTGCACTACAAAAACGAGATCGGCCGCAAGATCATTCGCTACACCTACGGCGAGAACACCTGGGCCTGGGCAGTGATCGACCAGCCGGTGCGGCTCATGGACGTCGACAACAACCACGTGATTGTCGACAGCGACTGCGACGGCCGTTTCGACCAGCGCTTCCACCTGCGCGAGGATTTCTTCCTGCCGCCGTGTGCAAAAACGAAGTGGAAAGGTGGCAGCTTCCAGGGCGTGCCGGTCATGAAGCCCGGCGAAACGCCGCCAACCGCCCCGGCGAAGTAAACCCGGCCGGAATCAGCGCGCGGTCTCGTCACGGCCACCGCGGCGGACAATCCGGTTTCTGATTCGCGTCGCGGACACCGCCCGCGCTGGCACTGGCTGCAGGCACTCGCGCTCGCATCACCGCTTGCCTGCGCCGATCCCGTTTCCATCCCCGGGCACGACGAACTCGTCGTCGAACGTCACGCCGCCAGCGGCCCCAATGTACTGCTGTGGATTGCCTCCGAATATGGCACCGGCCCGCAGCTCGACAGCATCGCCGACGACCTTGCCGCGCGCGGCGTCGAGACCTGGGTGCTGGATCCGCAGCAGAGCTGGTTCGTCGAACCCGGCGCGAACGCGCTGGACCAGTGGAACCGCGAATCCATCGCGACGCTGATCGCCGAGATGCGCCGCGCGACCGGCGCGCGGGTGTTCGTCGCCACCAATGACCGCGCCGGCGTCGTGCTGCTGGAATCCCTCGCGCAGCTGTCCGCGCAGAACGCCCCGGCCGGCGCCCTGCTCGTCTCGCCGAACCTGTTCGAACAGACCCCGGCCCCGGGCGAGCCCGGCGTGTTCGCGCCGGCGGTGAATTTCACGACCCTGCCCGTGTTCCTGTTCGTGCCGGAACGTTCCGTCATGCGCCTGCGCGCCGCGGAACTGGCCGACGCCTTCGCGGCCGGCGGCGCGCCCGTGTGGCTGGAGCGGCTGGCCGATGCCCGCGACCGGTTTTTCTTCCGCCCGGATGCGACACCGACGGAAGCCGCGCTCGGGGCGGAACTCGCGGCACGCATCACCCGCGCCCTGCCCCGGCTCGCGGCGAGCACGCCGGCCGCGCCGCCTTCACGGCCAACGGCGACGGTCGCCGCCACGCATTCGCCCGCGGCATCGCCGGCCGCCCCGACGCGCGTGCTGCTGCCCTATCGCGGCGCGCTGGAAAACCCCGGTCTC
This DNA window, taken from Chromatiales bacterium, encodes the following:
- the rimI gene encoding ribosomal protein S18-alanine N-acetyltransferase, producing the protein MTAADVSQVARNDAAGYEFPWSERIFADCLDAGYQSLVLEDGSGLIGHGIIAVAAGEAHVLNLCVVPAARRRGHARRLLGEMLQRAAGAGARRVFLEVRASNIGALALYWRIGMRIIGRRDGYYPAAGGREDGLVLTLDMNLPQESHGLTE
- a CDS encoding uracil-DNA glycosylase; this encodes MGIQRWVPREPVRDSNSGLDHGTTSPASVAARASVTRERPTPADDWSGLESQVAQCTACGLHSGRTRSVFGVGNRRADWLVVGEAPGFEEDRRGEPFVGPAGKLLDAMLAALGLDRSRVYIANIVKCRPPDNRDPRPEESAACAGYLARQIEWIAPRVILAVGRVSAQSLLETDQSVGRLRGRVHRHAASGIPVVVSYHPAYLLRQPAEKRKSWQDLLLAAQVLRGVSGRAESA
- a CDS encoding 2-isopropylmalate synthase; its protein translation is MATDRLIIFDTTLRDGEQSPGASMTRDEKVRIARALEKMRVDVIEAGFPIASHGDFESVQAVARAVQDSTVCGLARATDADIDRAGEALADAKSARIHTFIATSPIHMKMKLRMEPDEVVERAVAAVRRARRYTDNVEFSPEDAGRSETDFLCRVLEAVIDAGARTVNIPDTVGYNVPQQFGALIGTLIERVPNSDKAVFSVHCHNDLGLAVANSLSAVLAGARQVECTINGLGERAGNAALEEIVMAVRTRRDIFECDTTLDTTQIVNCSRLVSTITGFPVQPNKAIVGANAFAHESGIHQDGVLKHRQTYEIMSAEDVGWTANRIVLGKHSGRNAFRTRLAELGVEFEGEEELNAAFARFKDLADRKHEIFDEDLQALVSEAGVETENEQVRFVSLKAAVETGEVPRAGVTLWLDDGERSADAEGSGPVDAAFKAIEAIVPSGSTLKLYSVNAITSGTDAQGEVTVRLEKDGRIVNGQGADTDIITASAKAYVNAINKVLAPAERAHPQAADV
- a CDS encoding 2-oxoglutarate dehydrogenase E1 component, which translates into the protein MSNPVERLRPQSGYSAANAAWIEALYERFLADPASVSPQWREHFARFARNGATGPEPVHSEIRARYLHPPRHAPAPAAADDDDLAARQTRVLQLINAHRVRGHRCANVDPLNLAPTECVLDLDPNFHGLTDADLASTFNTGSLVAPDRLPLREILEIVREVYSGTIGSEYMHITDTEQKRWLQARLEGPRARLDIDAAGRRWILDRLTAAEGIERYLHNRYVGQKRFSLEGGESLIPLLDELIQRAGTQGVREIVIGMAHRGRLNVLVNILGKSPATIFDEFEGRNGSANGSGDVKYHMGFSSAVDTPGGPVHLALAFNPSHLEIVNPVVLGSVRARQDCRGDMTHLEVLPVLIHGDAAFAGQGVVMETLNMSQTHGYKVGGTVHIVVNNQIGFTTSDPYNARSTAYCTDVAKMVQAPIFHVNGDDPEAVLFVTRIALDYCNTFNSDVLIDLVCYRRHGHNEADEPAVTQPVMYRKIRTHPTVREIYAARLAESGDLPREDGEQMVREYRDALDRGELVSRPVIDQPRECGINWKPYLDVPWTISANTGVDAGHVRELGKRVLALPDCFRLHPRVERIWSDRTEMLAGEREVDWGMAETLAYATLLDEGYGIRLSGQDSGRGTFFHRHAVIYDQKTGKPHVPLWQFQHDRVIYRIIDSLLSEEAVLGFEYGYATADPHTLVLWEAQFGDFANGAQVVIDQFISSGEAKWGRLCGLVMLLPHGYEGQGPEHSSARPERYMQLCAEHNIQLCQPSTPAQVFHMLRRQMLRPFRHPLIVLTGKSLLRHKRCTSPVSELTDGEFQTVIDETTQIDPARARHLVFCSGRVYFDLIEAREARGIDDVPIIRIEQLYPFPHEAFDRIMARYGGVEKLIWCQDEPQNQGYWDQIKHRFYKPLQAGRRLFYAGRPAAASPATGYSKAHAAQRDALVEQALTGEIAPELNRRRP
- the sucB gene encoding dihydrolipoyllysine-residue succinyltransferase, which encodes MSTEVRVPTLPESVADATLAEWHKAVGDRVERGENLADLETDKVVLELPAPVSGTVHELRVEVGATVQANAVIALIEETGEAIEAAPGAAADSSEKPAKPAATASMPPAETTPAATTGAQSAANASPSVRRQMREQGVDPSSVQGSGKHGRILAGDLSGARATGERPSERVPMTRLRARIAERLLDAKQSTAMLTTFNEVDMLALMELRKRHRDAFEKRHGVKLGFMSMFVRAASEALRAFPAVNASIDGPDIVYHGFYDIGVAVSTERGLVVPVLRDADRMSLADIERGIGDFATRARDGSLSYEDLAGGTFTITNGGVFGSMLSTPILNPPQSAILGMHATRERPVVVDGQIVVRPIMYLALSYDHRLIDGAEAVRFLVHIKDSIEDPARLLLDL
- a CDS encoding class II fumarate hydratase, which produces MSDATRRTEHDSLGSVTLPASARYGAQTQRAIDNFRISDLRIPRGLIEGLGLIKGAAAHVNAQLELLAVDKAGAIEASADAVANGEHDAQFPVDVFQTGSGTSWNMNANEVIANLASERLGRPVHSNDHVNLGQSSNDTIPSAIHLAATLALQRTLIPALDHLRDTIYRRANDYSDLVKTGRTHLMDAMPLTVGQEFSGWGCQVRLASERLRGTLMRISTLAQGGTAIGTGINAHPEFGARVCERLSERTGIEFASNLNFFEALGAQDASVELSGQLKVVAVSLMKIANDLRWMNSGPLAGLGEISLPALQPGSSIMPGKVNPVIPEAVAMVGAQVIGNDATITVAGQSGNFQLNVMLPVIGYNLLQSIELLANAATALADLAIAGLRINEKTLARSVERNPMLVTALNRIIGYERGARIAKRAYAEGRPLIDVACEETDLAREELQRLLDPKSLTRGGIKK
- a CDS encoding acryloyl-CoA reductase, with the protein product MPAFPAFRIHDDKGRAGVEPTTIDQLGEDAVLIRVDWSSINYKDALAGTGRGKILRRFPLIGGIDLAGTVVESADKRFSAGQPVIVTGYGLSQTHDGGYSRYARVPGDWVVAMPEGMTARTAMILGTAGFTAGLALERMEMIGLTPAHGPIAITGATGGVGSIAIDLFTQAGYEAVAITRKTTRADELRGFGATRVAHPSEFDMGTRPLEAALWGGAVDSVGGELLAWLTRTTNPWGAIASIGLAGGHQLSTTVMPFILRGVSLIGINSADCAMDLRLKVWARLAGANAPRHLEELVSQEIGLDELMPTFQRLLDGDHAGRTLVRLRD